A stretch of the Methanobacterium veterum genome encodes the following:
- a CDS encoding transglutaminase domain-containing protein yields MLGIGGGIITSKLLFAVMLVTAMLLTGIAGVSAANVGHTETKLNNSHIVPEKVNYDIINIKGTTKSDIQQNKSDKTVKYIKKTVPDKQIETPNKNTSKHKVHKKQLIHSKNLTKTSDIIHQSTANSTSKKSTKTANALKQDVTANSTKNTELQAAAGETKNIKKSSSKAAVKSAVTSKNFTVSQINSASARVNKYIENKHRLPKYVTIGTSQVKMPAFLKLLTADIIQLNNGKTTPIKLKNVKTPSKTTESFKSGKINKSSYLGLAKRVDTFINKNGVAPKQTTSNLGKMNYKSLIYTFSKIPAFYKTHKRLPGHVSVKKWSTSGTTSGTTGVSTVKIPASLKKYVKATKNCQVNNARIKSLSKQITRGKKTQKAKAVAIFNWVRNKIGYKFYYNTRKGAVGTLNARSGNCVDTAHLLIALERAAGIPARYIHGKAKFRSGKWYGHVWAGVYVNGKWYKADATSSRNSFGVIKNWSRAVIKGKYASLPF; encoded by the coding sequence ATGTTGGGAATCGGAGGCGGTATAATTACTAGTAAGCTGTTATTCGCAGTTATGTTAGTGACAGCTATGTTACTAACTGGTATTGCTGGCGTAAGCGCAGCAAATGTGGGACATACAGAAACTAAACTTAATAATTCCCATATCGTGCCTGAAAAAGTTAATTATGATATAATTAACATAAAAGGTACAACTAAATCGGATATACAACAAAATAAATCCGATAAGACTGTAAAATATATTAAAAAAACAGTCCCAGATAAACAAATTGAAACACCAAATAAGAACACATCAAAGCACAAAGTACACAAGAAACAATTGATACACAGTAAAAACTTAACAAAAACCAGTGATATTATACATCAAAGTACAGCAAACAGTACATCAAAAAAATCAACTAAGACAGCAAATGCATTAAAACAAGATGTTACAGCGAATTCAACCAAAAACACAGAACTCCAGGCTGCAGCAGGAGAAACAAAAAATATCAAAAAGTCTTCAAGTAAAGCCGCAGTAAAATCAGCAGTAACTTCAAAAAATTTCACTGTAAGCCAAATCAACAGTGCATCAGCAAGAGTCAACAAGTACATTGAAAATAAACACAGACTTCCAAAGTATGTAACCATTGGTACCTCTCAAGTTAAAATGCCTGCTTTTTTAAAATTACTCACTGCAGACATAATACAATTAAATAATGGTAAAACCACACCAATAAAACTTAAGAATGTAAAAACTCCATCAAAAACAACAGAAAGCTTTAAAAGCGGAAAAATTAATAAATCTAGCTATTTAGGGCTTGCTAAAAGAGTTGATACATTTATAAATAAAAATGGTGTTGCACCTAAACAAACCACAAGCAATCTTGGTAAAATGAATTATAAGTCATTAATTTACACATTTTCCAAGATACCTGCTTTCTACAAAACACACAAAAGACTACCAGGCCACGTATCAGTGAAAAAGTGGAGTACATCTGGAACTACATCTGGAACTACAGGTGTATCTACAGTGAAAATACCTGCATCTTTGAAAAAATACGTTAAAGCTACTAAAAACTGTCAGGTAAACAATGCAAGAATTAAATCACTGTCAAAACAGATAACCAGAGGAAAAAAGACACAGAAAGCCAAAGCAGTAGCAATATTCAACTGGGTACGAAACAAAATAGGTTACAAATTCTACTACAATACACGAAAAGGAGCAGTAGGTACCTTAAATGCCAGAAGCGGAAATTGTGTAGATACTGCACACCTGTTAATAGCTCTTGAAAGAGCAGCAGGAATTCCAGCTAGATACATCCATGGTAAAGCTAAATTTAGAAGCGGTAAATGGTACGGTCACGTTTGGGCTGGAGTATACGTAAACGGTAAGTGGTACAAAGCAGATGCTACCAGTTCCAGAAATTCATTTGGTGTTATTAAAAACTGGAGTAGAGCAGTAATAAAAGGTAAATATGCGTCGTTACCATTTTAA